From one Bacteroidota bacterium genomic stretch:
- the uvrA gene encoding excinuclease ABC subunit UvrA: MLEDEFIEVLGAREHNLKNIDVSIPRNKLVTITGLSGSGKSSLAFDTIFAEGQRRYMESFSAYARQFIGNMERPDVDKINGLSPVIAIEQKTVNKNPRSTVGTITEIYDFLRLLYARAADAYSYVSGEKMVKMTEEQIISGIITQFENKKISILAPLVKGRKGHYRELFEQIRKQGYTKVRLDGAVVDLTPKMQADRYKIHDIEVLIDRIEPKKDARFRIAESVKSALKIGKGTLVLLDTESNKSFHFSKFLMDPKSGISYDEPQPNTFSFNSPYGACPTCDGLGVKSIIDENAIIPDRKLSINKGALVPLGEVRENWTFLQLREIAKKYKFSFADPVEKWSEQALQVVLYGSDDALVIPYQYNSGYTQNYTSHWDGLVPIITKNFLEKSNDAIFKWAEEFMQILPCPDCHGARLKQEALHYKIGDKSIADLAQMEITALAKWFNEVEQHLDSKQSIIASEVIKEIRSRIQFLVGVGIDYLTLNSPSKTLSGGEAQRIRLATQIGSQLVGVLYILDEPSIGLHQRDNNRLIDSLKSLRDVGNSVIVVEHDKDMMAESDYILDIGYGAGIHGGHIAAQGTWDEILQSNSVTAQYLNGTKSIEVPKQRRKGNGKKLVLKGATGNNLKNISVEFPLGKLICVTGVSGSGKSTLINETLYPILRQHFYNSHQKPLPYKKFDGLEHIDKVIEIDQSPIGRTPRSNPATYVEVFSNIRDLFAAMPESKIRGYKPGRFSFNVKGGRCETCQGAGMRTIEMNFLPDVYVKCETCNGKRYNRETLEVRFKGKSINDILDMSIEDAVKFFENTPQILRKIEALNDVGLGYITLGQQSTTLSGGEAQRVKLATELSKRDTGNTFYILDEPSTGLHFEDVKVLLDVINKLVEKGNTVLVIEHNLDIIKVADHIIDIGPEGGKYGGEVLCEGTPEQVCKEPRSHTAPFLKAELGLK; the protein is encoded by the coding sequence ATGTTAGAAGATGAGTTTATTGAGGTTTTAGGAGCAAGAGAACATAATTTAAAGAATATAGATGTAAGTATACCGCGTAACAAATTAGTTACTATTACCGGCTTAAGCGGAAGCGGAAAATCGTCATTGGCATTTGATACCATTTTTGCTGAAGGACAACGCAGGTACATGGAAAGTTTTTCAGCCTATGCACGCCAGTTTATAGGCAATATGGAAAGACCCGATGTAGATAAGATAAACGGGCTTTCACCGGTTATTGCCATTGAGCAAAAAACAGTAAATAAGAACCCGCGCTCAACCGTTGGAACCATTACCGAAATTTACGATTTCTTGCGTTTGCTTTATGCGCGGGCAGCCGATGCTTATAGTTATGTGTCGGGCGAAAAAATGGTGAAGATGACCGAGGAGCAGATTATAAGTGGCATTATTACCCAGTTTGAAAATAAAAAAATAAGCATATTAGCACCATTGGTAAAAGGCCGTAAAGGACATTACCGTGAGCTGTTTGAACAAATACGCAAGCAAGGATATACTAAAGTAAGGTTAGATGGAGCAGTGGTTGACTTAACACCCAAAATGCAGGCCGACCGTTATAAAATTCACGATATTGAAGTTTTAATAGATAGAATAGAACCTAAAAAAGATGCCCGTTTCCGGATAGCCGAAAGTGTAAAGAGCGCTTTGAAAATAGGCAAAGGAACTTTGGTATTGTTAGATACAGAAAGTAACAAATCATTCCATTTCAGTAAGTTTTTAATGGATCCCAAAAGCGGTATTAGTTATGATGAGCCGCAACCCAATACTTTTTCGTTTAACTCACCGTACGGAGCTTGTCCTACCTGCGATGGTTTAGGTGTAAAAAGTATTATTGATGAAAATGCCATTATACCCGATAGAAAATTAAGCATTAACAAAGGGGCTTTAGTTCCTTTGGGTGAGGTACGCGAAAACTGGACATTTCTACAATTACGAGAAATAGCAAAAAAATATAAGTTCAGTTTTGCCGACCCGGTTGAAAAATGGTCAGAGCAAGCATTACAAGTAGTACTTTACGGAAGTGATGATGCCTTGGTTATCCCTTACCAGTACAACAGCGGTTATACCCAAAATTATACTTCGCATTGGGATGGTTTAGTACCCATTATTACTAAAAACTTTTTAGAAAAAAGCAACGATGCCATATTTAAATGGGCTGAAGAGTTTATGCAAATATTACCTTGCCCTGATTGCCATGGAGCACGTTTAAAACAAGAAGCGCTACATTATAAAATTGGTGATAAAAGCATAGCCGATTTAGCACAAATGGAAATAACCGCTTTGGCTAAATGGTTTAACGAAGTAGAACAACATTTAGACAGCAAACAAAGTATTATAGCCAGCGAAGTAATAAAAGAAATACGCAGCCGCATACAGTTTTTAGTGGGTGTTGGTATTGATTACCTTACTTTAAACTCACCATCAAAAACCTTGAGTGGGGGCGAAGCACAACGCATCAGGCTGGCTACCCAAATTGGTTCGCAACTGGTAGGTGTATTGTATATTTTAGATGAGCCAAGCATAGGTTTACACCAACGCGATAACAACCGTTTAATAGACTCCTTAAAATCGTTACGCGATGTAGGCAACAGTGTAATAGTAGTGGAGCACGATAAAGATATGATGGCTGAAAGCGATTATATTTTAGACATTGGCTATGGTGCAGGCATACATGGCGGGCACATAGCTGCGCAAGGTACCTGGGATGAAATATTACAATCAAACTCAGTAACGGCACAGTATTTAAATGGCACTAAAAGCATTGAAGTACCTAAGCAACGCAGAAAAGGAAACGGCAAAAAATTAGTACTAAAAGGAGCTACCGGCAATAACTTGAAAAACATTTCAGTTGAGTTTCCTTTGGGTAAATTAATTTGCGTAACAGGTGTAAGCGGAAGCGGCAAATCAACCTTGATTAACGAAACGCTGTATCCTATTTTACGCCAGCATTTTTATAACTCACATCAAAAACCATTGCCTTATAAAAAGTTTGATGGCCTTGAGCATATAGACAAAGTAATAGAAATAGATCAGTCGCCAATTGGGCGTACACCGCGCAGTAACCCTGCTACCTACGTAGAAGTATTTTCAAACATCAGGGATTTATTTGCAGCCATGCCCGAATCAAAAATACGTGGTTATAAACCCGGACGTTTTTCATTCAATGTAAAAGGCGGCCGTTGCGAAACTTGTCAGGGAGCAGGTATGCGTACCATTGAAATGAATTTTTTACCCGATGTATATGTTAAGTGCGAAACCTGCAATGGCAAACGTTATAACAGGGAAACATTGGAGGTGCGTTTCAAAGGCAAGTCCATTAACGATATTTTAGATATGTCCATTGAAGATGCCGTAAAGTTTTTTGAAAACACACCACAAATACTTCGTAAAATAGAAGCTTTGAACGATGTAGGTTTAGGTTATATAACGCTTGGACAACAAAGCACCACCTTAAGCGGAGGAGAGGCACAACGCGTAAAACTGGCGACCGAATTAAGCAAACGCGATACAGGTAATACCTTTTATATATTGGATGAACCAAGTACTGGTTTACATTTTGAAGACGTAAAAGTACTGCTAGATGTAATTAATAAATTGGTAGAAAAAGGCAATACCGTTTTGGTAATTGAGCATAATTTAGACATTATAAAAGTAGCTGACCATATTATAGATATTGGCCCGGAAGGCGGTAAATACGGAGGCGAAGTATTATGCGAAGGCACACCTGAACAAGTTTGTAAAGAACCACGCAGCCATACGGCCCCGTTTCTAAAAGCAGAGTTGGGTTTAAAGTAA